From a region of the Malania oleifera isolate guangnan ecotype guangnan chromosome 12, ASM2987363v1, whole genome shotgun sequence genome:
- the LOC131144942 gene encoding E3 ubiquitin-protein ligase RGLG4 produces the protein MGVLLSRGKKKSGDDSFWSGNNINSNRSSSSAGIGSSSGSMRKIRSMAQPHNTDKNKSKQSSSSSVISSKNNKYSFIPDYFTTLDQVTEALRGAGLESSNLIIGIDFTKSNEWAGKTSFSNRSLHAIGHTPNPYEEAISIIGKTLAPFDEDNLIPCFGFGDATTHDQEVFSFHTDHSLCHGFEEVLACYKKIVPNLQLSGPTSYGPVIEAAIDIVENSNGQYHVLVIIADGQVTRSVNTSERELSPQEERTISAIVNASSCPLSIVLVGVGDGPWEDMKTFDDKIPARVFDNFQFVNFTDIMSKNTTSSGKETAFALAALMEIPIQYKACRELSLLGHTTGKAKKVVPRHPPIPYTHRSLPASEPSNLSTSVADERNQVCPICLTSGKDMAFNCGHMTCRECGSRLSNCPICRQQIGSRIRLYTG, from the exons ATGGGTGTATTGCTTTCGCGTGGTAAGAAAAAGAGCGGCGACGACTCATTCTGGAGCGGAAACAacatcaatagtaatagaagtaGCAGTAGTGCTGGAATTGGAAGCAGCAGCGGAAGCATGAGAAAAATAAGAAGCATGGCCCAACCACACAACACCGACAAGAACAAGAGCAAGCAGTCTTCTTCTTCCTCTGTAATCAGCAGCAAGAACAACAAGTACTCTTTCATTCCAGATTACTTCACTACCCTTGACCAG GTTACAGAAGCCTTGAGAGGAGCAGGTCTAGAATCATCGAATCTTATCATTGGAATTGATTTCACTAAGAGCAATGAATGGGCAG GCAAGACATCATTCAGTAATAGGAGCCTGCATGCCATTGGCCATACTCCTAATCCATATGAGGAAGCCATTTCAATTATTGGAAAGACATTGGCGCCCTTTGATGAAGACAACTTAATTCCTTGTTTTGGCTTTGGTGATG CCACTACCCATGATCAAGAAGTGTTTAGCTTTCATACTGATCATTCACTTTGCCATGGATTTGAAGAAGTTCTAGCCTGCTACAAAAAGATAGTTCCAAATTTGCAACTGTCAG GTCCAACTTCGTATGGACCAGTGATTGAAGCTGCAATAGACATTGTGGAAAATAGTAATGGGCAGTACCATGTTTTGGTTATCATAGCAGACGGCCAG GTGACAAGAAGTGTCAATACAAGTGAAAGAGAACTTAGCCCTCAAGAAGAGAGAACAATTAGTGCAATTGTCAATGCGAG TTCATGTCCACTCTCGATTGTTCTTGTTGGTGTCGGTGATGGACCCTGGGAAGATATGAAAACATTTGATGATAAGATACCTGCTCGTGTATTTGATAACTTTCAG TTTGTTAACTTCACCGATATTATGTCTAAAAACACAACTTCTTCTGGGAAAGAGACAGCTTTCGCTCTTGCTGCTCTCATGGAGATCCCCATCCAGTATAAAGCATGCCGTGAACTCAGTTTACTTGG ACACACGACAGGGAAAGCCAAAAAAGTAGTTCCACGCCATCCTCCCATTCCTTACACTCACCGTTCTTTACCGGCCAGCGAACCAAGCAATCTTTCAACATCTGTGGCAGATGAAAGAAACCAG GTCTGCCCTATATGCTTGACCAGTGGAAAGGACATGGCATTTAACTGTGGGCATATG ACCTGTAGAGAATGTGGGTCAAGATTGTCAAATTGTCCCATATGCCGCCAGCAAATTGGCAGCCGTATCAGACTATATACTGGGTAG